In one Candidatus Nitronereus thalassa genomic region, the following are encoded:
- the tpx gene encoding thiol peroxidase has protein sequence MNRFFTEAVLFSSFLMIIGLSGCATLDPSSDKGFSYTSIPVATGTVSSGEGSSIQFRGAPLDLSGQSIAQGDSLRSVKVAKDDLSLLDIASTKGKVRIISVVPSLDTKVCEQQTHYLSEKNQGLDAQVDLYTISVDTPFAQGRFAKEAKINNVTFLSDYRGGDFGRTFGLLLEGPHVLARTVMVVDQHNVIKYLQVTPDLANMPDMEAAFEAARKLL, from the coding sequence ATGAATAGATTCTTCACTGAAGCCGTCCTGTTCAGCAGTTTCCTCATGATTATTGGATTGAGCGGCTGCGCTACTCTTGACCCCTCATCCGATAAGGGATTTTCCTACACTTCTATTCCCGTGGCTACTGGAACAGTTTCAAGCGGAGAAGGATCAAGTATACAATTCCGTGGCGCTCCCCTAGATCTTTCCGGTCAAAGTATTGCCCAGGGAGATTCACTGCGATCCGTAAAAGTGGCCAAGGATGATTTATCGCTCTTGGATATTGCATCCACCAAAGGAAAGGTTCGGATTATCAGCGTCGTGCCTTCCCTCGACACCAAAGTATGTGAACAACAAACGCATTACCTAAGTGAGAAAAACCAGGGCCTCGATGCGCAGGTGGACCTTTATACCATCAGTGTGGATACACCGTTTGCCCAAGGTCGTTTTGCCAAAGAGGCCAAAATCAATAATGTCACGTTTCTTTCTGATTACCGTGGCGGAGACTTTGGCCGAACATTTGGACTGCTGTTAGAAGGCCCCCATGTGCTCGCGCGCACGGTTATGGTGGTTGATCAACACAATGTCATCAAATATCTTCAGGTAACTCCTGATTTGGCTAATATGCCAGATATGGAGGCCGCATTCGAGGCGGCCAGAAAACTTTTATAA
- a CDS encoding MDR family oxidoreductase: protein MFNALVVEKTGQAEVSANVQELTDDQLPTGNVTIAIEYTTVNYKDGLCLQPNNGLVRDYPHVPGIDFAGTIDSSDDSRYTPGDKVVLTGWHVGETHWGGYSQKARVNADWLVPLPQGLTTRQAMAIGTAGFSAVLAIVALEDRGLKPDHGPVLVSGAAGGVGSIATAVLANLGYEVAAVTGRPETADYLKSLGAHRIVARHEIDTITKKPLEAETWAGCVDAVGGEMLARVIGQLKYGASVAAVGLAGGAALPTSVIPFLLRGVNLLGIDSVLQPYEQRLRAWKRLASDLPLEKLDAMIRPATLAEVPTLCTEILKGRIKGRIVVDVNA, encoded by the coding sequence ATCTTCAATGCCCTCGTGGTCGAAAAGACCGGACAAGCAGAAGTTTCGGCAAACGTGCAAGAGTTGACGGACGATCAATTGCCAACAGGAAATGTCACGATTGCGATTGAGTACACCACGGTCAACTATAAGGATGGACTGTGCCTGCAACCGAACAACGGGCTGGTTCGCGATTATCCGCACGTGCCGGGGATAGACTTTGCAGGAACCATCGATTCTTCTGACGATTCCCGATACACACCCGGCGACAAAGTCGTGTTAACGGGTTGGCATGTGGGTGAGACGCATTGGGGAGGGTATTCACAGAAAGCTCGCGTGAATGCTGATTGGTTGGTTCCTCTGCCGCAAGGTCTGACAACCAGACAAGCGATGGCCATTGGAACGGCTGGCTTCTCCGCGGTCCTCGCGATTGTGGCATTGGAAGATCGCGGTTTAAAGCCGGATCACGGACCAGTTCTCGTCAGCGGCGCAGCAGGCGGAGTCGGCTCGATTGCCACAGCGGTGCTCGCCAACCTCGGGTATGAGGTCGCTGCAGTAACGGGTCGGCCAGAGACAGCGGATTATTTGAAGTCGCTTGGTGCACATCGGATTGTCGCTCGCCACGAAATCGATACCATAACCAAGAAGCCTCTCGAAGCAGAGACGTGGGCGGGCTGTGTTGATGCTGTTGGTGGTGAGATGCTCGCACGGGTGATCGGTCAGTTGAAATACGGCGCGTCGGTTGCTGCGGTCGGACTTGCCGGCGGAGCGGCCCTGCCTACAAGCGTGATTCCCTTTCTGCTACGCGGGGTGAACTTACTAGGAATCGATAGTGTTCTGCAGCCTTATGAGCAACGTTTGAGGGCGTGGAAACGTCTGGCCTCCGATTTGCCTTTGGAGAAACTCGATGCCATGATTCGTCCGGCAACGTTGGCGGAGGTGCCAACACTGTGCACCGAGATTTTGAAAGGTCGGATCAAAGGTCGCATCGTGGTCGATGTGAACGCATGA
- the alaS gene encoding alanine--tRNA ligase codes for MAMTAHELRQSFLDYFSKYDHAVVPSAPLIPQADPTLLFTNAGMNQFKRVFLGEETRSYKRAVSVQKCMRAGGKHNDLENVGYTRRHHTFFEMLGNFSFGDYFKEDAIFFGWDYLTKTIGLPQDKLWVTIFQDDDEAFELWQKKVNVPTNRIVRLGHKDNFWQMGDTGPCGPCSEIHIDQGKELGCGKPECAVGCDCDRYLEIWNLVFMQFDRDAEGTLHPLPKPSIDTGMGLERLAAVVQKTSSNYDSDLFLPLLSAIADRTRHTYGKDAVSDRSMRVIADHLRAITFMIADGILPSNEGRGYVLRRILRRASRHGRLLGTKEPFLHELTNAVIDQMKDVYGELSQAADVVRQAVEGEEERFIGTLDQGLPILNSMVDEAKAEIRGSLDGESVFKLYDTYGFPLDLIEEAAREQGLVTDLEGFQRALDAQRDRARKSASFAMEGEKPVVTELIQQLKPTEFLGYQALDADTVVQAILKNEQLADDAVEGDEVELVLNATPFYPEGGGQVGDQGTLVGPDGRIQVRDTTKVGGKLFLHKGKVTAGRVRKGEHLSASVNGVTRHDAARNHTATHLMHAALREILGPHVKQYGSLVTPNRLRFDFSHFKPLGTRDIEEIESLVNEQVRENTSVQTNEMGIQEATQAGALAFFGDKYGEKVRVVGIGEFSKELCGGTHCHATGEIGTFRIISEGGVAAGVRRIEALTGVGALDYSKKVESEVQELAELLKTSPSDVVTKARKLVSQLKDKERELEQLKLKMMDQGSSSAEADVRDINGVKVHVQRADGLSMQELRLFSDKVRNKVSEGVIALGSAADDKVSLLVIVTKDLSKKIKAGDLIKEMATEVDGSGGGRPDMAQAGGKNPAGLAKALDKVFSLVEAKL; via the coding sequence ATGGCAATGACTGCCCATGAGCTTCGTCAATCATTCCTCGATTATTTCTCCAAATATGATCATGCGGTGGTCCCGAGTGCGCCGCTGATTCCCCAAGCCGACCCCACGCTTCTCTTTACCAACGCCGGGATGAACCAGTTTAAGCGCGTGTTTCTCGGTGAAGAAACTCGCTCCTACAAGCGTGCGGTGTCCGTGCAAAAGTGCATGCGGGCCGGCGGCAAGCATAATGACCTGGAAAACGTCGGCTATACCCGCCGGCATCATACCTTCTTTGAGATGCTGGGCAATTTCTCTTTTGGGGACTACTTCAAAGAAGATGCCATCTTCTTTGGCTGGGATTATTTGACTAAAACCATTGGCCTGCCTCAGGACAAACTCTGGGTGACCATTTTTCAAGATGACGATGAAGCGTTTGAGCTCTGGCAGAAAAAAGTCAATGTGCCAACCAACAGAATCGTTCGTTTAGGCCACAAGGATAATTTTTGGCAAATGGGCGACACGGGGCCCTGCGGCCCATGCTCTGAGATTCATATCGACCAAGGAAAAGAGCTTGGCTGTGGCAAGCCGGAATGCGCGGTGGGGTGCGATTGCGATCGATATTTGGAAATCTGGAATCTCGTGTTCATGCAGTTTGACCGGGATGCCGAAGGCACACTACATCCGCTGCCCAAACCAAGCATTGATACCGGCATGGGCCTCGAACGTTTAGCGGCGGTCGTCCAAAAAACGTCGAGTAACTATGATAGTGATTTGTTCCTACCGCTGCTTTCGGCCATTGCAGATCGGACCCGTCATACGTATGGAAAGGATGCCGTATCCGATCGGTCCATGCGCGTGATTGCGGATCATCTGCGCGCCATCACCTTCATGATTGCCGACGGCATTCTGCCCTCGAATGAAGGACGGGGTTATGTGTTGCGTCGCATCCTTCGCCGTGCTTCACGCCATGGCAGACTCTTAGGCACCAAAGAACCATTCCTTCATGAGTTGACCAACGCGGTCATCGATCAAATGAAAGATGTGTATGGCGAACTCAGCCAAGCGGCGGACGTAGTGCGTCAAGCGGTGGAAGGGGAGGAAGAGCGATTTATCGGAACTCTCGACCAAGGCTTGCCGATTTTGAATTCCATGGTGGACGAGGCCAAAGCAGAGATTCGTGGTTCTTTAGATGGCGAGAGCGTGTTCAAACTTTACGACACCTATGGGTTTCCCTTGGATTTGATCGAAGAAGCCGCGCGTGAACAAGGATTAGTCACGGATCTTGAAGGATTTCAGCGTGCCTTGGATGCACAACGCGATCGTGCACGAAAATCAGCCTCTTTTGCCATGGAAGGGGAGAAACCCGTTGTTACGGAATTGATTCAGCAACTCAAGCCTACGGAATTTTTGGGCTATCAGGCGTTGGATGCGGATACCGTGGTCCAAGCGATTCTCAAGAACGAACAATTGGCTGATGATGCGGTTGAAGGAGACGAGGTCGAGTTAGTGTTGAACGCCACGCCGTTTTATCCAGAAGGGGGCGGACAAGTCGGGGATCAAGGCACCTTGGTCGGGCCGGATGGTCGAATCCAGGTGCGCGATACCACGAAGGTGGGCGGCAAACTCTTTTTGCATAAAGGCAAGGTGACGGCGGGTCGTGTGCGGAAAGGCGAACACCTATCGGCTTCGGTAAATGGCGTCACTCGGCACGATGCGGCCCGCAATCATACCGCTACCCACCTTATGCACGCGGCGCTTCGGGAGATTCTCGGCCCGCATGTCAAGCAATATGGGTCCTTGGTAACTCCTAATCGCTTACGGTTCGACTTCTCGCATTTTAAACCTCTGGGTACTCGGGACATCGAGGAAATTGAATCACTGGTGAATGAACAAGTCCGTGAAAATACTTCCGTACAAACAAATGAAATGGGGATTCAGGAAGCCACTCAAGCCGGTGCCTTGGCCTTTTTTGGTGACAAATATGGCGAGAAAGTGCGCGTGGTGGGGATCGGGGAGTTTAGCAAGGAACTCTGTGGCGGTACGCATTGTCACGCGACGGGTGAAATCGGGACATTTCGAATTATTTCAGAGGGCGGGGTTGCGGCTGGCGTGCGGCGTATCGAAGCGCTAACCGGGGTTGGCGCACTTGATTACAGCAAGAAGGTTGAATCTGAAGTTCAGGAACTTGCCGAGTTACTGAAAACAAGTCCTTCGGATGTTGTCACCAAGGCCCGCAAATTAGTGTCTCAGTTGAAAGACAAAGAACGCGAACTCGAACAACTCAAATTGAAAATGATGGACCAGGGCTCCAGCAGTGCAGAAGCCGACGTGCGCGACATCAACGGTGTGAAAGTTCACGTCCAACGGGCAGACGGTTTGTCCATGCAGGAACTTCGTCTATTTTCAGATAAAGTCCGCAATAAGGTTTCCGAAGGTGTGATCGCGTTGGGTTCGGCGGCGGATGACAAAGTCTCCCTCCTAGTCATTGTGACCAAAGATCTCTCCAAAAAAATCAAAGCCGGTGATCTCATCAAAGAAATGGCCACCGAAGTCGATGGCTCCGGCGGAGGCCGCCCCGACATGGCCCAAGCCGGCGGAAAAAATCCTGCTGGTTTGGCGAAGGCTCTAGATAAAGTCTTCTCCTTAGTCGAAGCCAAATTGTAA
- the recA gene encoding recombinase RecA, which translates to MSERSGENEGKKKALELAVTQIEKQFGKGSIMKLGTGEAVDDIPAISTGSLTLDLALGVGGLPRGRVIEIFGPESSGKTTLCLHAIAEAQKAGGTAAFVDAEHALDITYAKKLGIQTDDLLVAQPDTGEQALEIVETLVRSGAIDLIVVDSVAALVPRAEIEGEMGDSHMGLQARLMSQALRKLTGAISKSLTTVIFINQIRMKIGVMFGSPETTTGGNALKFYSSVRLDIRRIESIKEGQEVMGSRVRVKVVKNKTAPPFKQAEFDIMFAQGVSKVGELVDLGVEKKIVDKAGAWYSYNEERLGQGREAVKAFLKSNPDIAEEIERKIREQAGLFKTPIEPPTDVLPAAGKKAANAK; encoded by the coding sequence ATGAGTGAGCGAAGTGGCGAAAACGAAGGCAAAAAGAAAGCATTAGAGCTTGCGGTCACCCAGATAGAAAAGCAATTTGGGAAGGGCTCTATCATGAAATTGGGGACAGGGGAAGCAGTCGACGATATACCTGCAATATCCACGGGTTCCTTAACACTGGATCTGGCACTTGGGGTGGGGGGATTGCCCCGCGGGCGCGTTATCGAAATTTTTGGACCTGAGTCTTCGGGAAAAACCACGCTGTGTCTTCATGCAATTGCCGAGGCACAAAAAGCCGGTGGTACCGCGGCCTTCGTGGATGCCGAACATGCTTTGGATATTACCTATGCGAAAAAGCTCGGCATCCAAACAGATGACTTATTGGTCGCTCAGCCGGATACCGGGGAGCAGGCCTTAGAAATTGTTGAGACATTGGTGCGAAGTGGGGCAATTGATCTGATTGTCGTGGACTCGGTGGCAGCCCTGGTGCCTCGCGCCGAGATCGAAGGTGAAATGGGCGACTCGCACATGGGCCTTCAGGCGCGATTGATGTCTCAAGCGCTGCGAAAACTCACCGGGGCAATTTCAAAGTCTCTGACCACGGTAATTTTCATCAACCAAATCCGAATGAAAATCGGGGTGATGTTTGGCAGCCCTGAAACCACGACAGGCGGAAATGCCCTGAAGTTTTATTCTTCGGTTCGATTGGATATTCGACGTATTGAATCGATTAAAGAAGGCCAAGAGGTCATGGGAAGTCGTGTCCGGGTCAAAGTGGTGAAGAATAAAACGGCGCCCCCCTTTAAACAAGCTGAATTTGACATTATGTTTGCTCAAGGTGTGTCGAAAGTTGGCGAGTTGGTCGATCTGGGTGTTGAAAAGAAAATCGTAGATAAAGCCGGGGCCTGGTATTCCTATAACGAAGAACGATTGGGCCAAGGGCGAGAAGCTGTCAAGGCGTTTTTGAAGTCTAATCCGGATATTGCCGAAGAGATTGAGCGAAAGATTCGTGAACAGGCCGGCTTGTTCAAGACACCAATTGAGCCACCCACTGACGTTTTACCTGCAGCTGGGAAAAAAGCCGCCAATGCGAAGTAA
- a CDS encoding RidA family protein → MSYEQRLTQLGLNLPSAPKPVATYVPFVRVGDLLFLSGVVPIRDGKITHQGKLGGDFTKEIGYEATKITLLNALANVRLALGSLDRVKQVVKLTGYVASEKGFVEQPFVINGASDLLVEIFGDVGRHARVAVGVAELPLGVPVELELIVEVYPASV, encoded by the coding sequence ATGTCTTATGAGCAGCGCCTCACTCAGCTCGGTCTAAACTTACCCAGTGCCCCAAAACCCGTGGCGACGTATGTGCCTTTTGTTCGGGTCGGGGATCTTTTGTTTCTTAGCGGGGTGGTGCCAATCCGTGATGGCAAGATCACTCATCAAGGAAAACTTGGGGGAGACTTCACCAAGGAAATAGGGTATGAGGCGACAAAAATAACGCTCTTAAATGCGCTGGCGAATGTTCGTTTGGCCTTGGGGTCCCTTGATAGGGTCAAGCAGGTCGTGAAATTGACAGGCTATGTGGCGTCGGAAAAAGGGTTCGTGGAGCAACCCTTTGTGATTAATGGCGCGTCGGATTTGCTCGTGGAAATTTTTGGTGATGTTGGTCGGCATGCCCGCGTGGCTGTTGGCGTGGCGGAATTGCCTCTTGGTGTTCCAGTGGAGCTTGAGCTTATTGTTGAAGTCTATCCTGCCTCGGTTTAA
- a CDS encoding GatB/YqeY domain-containing protein, translated as MSTDIIDRLEGDMKVAMKAREADRLEAMRFLISEIRKAGINEHREPTDDDALVVIGRLIKQRQESIELFKKGDRDDLVAKEELGVELYRTYLPQQLNAEELSKIVAEVIAETSPAGLKDLGKVMKALLPRVKGRADGKVVNAVVREQLQEA; from the coding sequence ATGAGCACCGACATTATCGATCGTTTAGAAGGCGATATGAAAGTGGCCATGAAGGCCCGCGAGGCCGATCGCCTCGAAGCCATGAGGTTTTTGATTTCCGAAATCAGGAAGGCCGGGATCAATGAGCATCGTGAGCCGACGGATGATGATGCCCTCGTGGTCATTGGACGCCTGATTAAACAGCGGCAAGAATCGATCGAGTTATTTAAAAAAGGTGACCGCGATGATCTTGTGGCCAAAGAAGAACTTGGGGTGGAATTGTATCGAACCTATCTTCCGCAGCAACTCAATGCTGAAGAGCTAAGTAAGATTGTGGCGGAGGTCATCGCCGAAACGTCACCGGCTGGATTGAAGGATTTAGGGAAGGTGATGAAGGCGTTGTTGCCTCGGGTTAAAGGCCGTGCGGACGGTAAGGTCGTCAATGCAGTGGTCAGAGAACAATTACAGGAGGCCTAG
- the mltG gene encoding endolytic transglycosylase MltG yields MRIRTPTVVGSVVLLALVGGLAFLSQLQPVGNPSQRQILEIPQGASLSHVSSLLYQRQLIKSDWAFSWMGRVLGADRNIIPGEYEFHGGMAPADVLNKITKGEVVRYAVTIPEGYSIEQIAGILQAKGLADQDRFIALTKDRDFLSRLNFQVEDLEGYLFPDTYHFTRQMPPESIIQAMVTRFKQSWTEQLQARAAELGMSVHQIMTLASVIEKETGLSQERGLISGVFHNRLRKKIPLQSDPTVIYALAQFDGDLRKKDLTVDSPYNTYRFRGLPPGPIANPGEASIKAALYPVPTNYLYFVSRNDGSHQFSATLDEHNIAVKKFQLQQRQRSS; encoded by the coding sequence ATGCGTATACGCACCCCTACCGTGGTTGGCAGTGTCGTCCTCCTTGCTCTTGTGGGCGGGCTTGCTTTTCTTTCTCAGCTTCAACCCGTCGGGAACCCTTCCCAGCGTCAGATTCTAGAAATTCCGCAGGGCGCATCATTGTCTCACGTGTCCAGTTTGCTCTATCAACGGCAGCTCATTAAGAGCGATTGGGCGTTTTCGTGGATGGGTAGAGTGCTTGGGGCCGATCGAAATATCATCCCTGGGGAATATGAATTTCATGGAGGAATGGCTCCGGCGGATGTCCTCAACAAAATCACCAAAGGCGAGGTGGTACGATATGCCGTGACGATTCCTGAGGGGTATTCTATTGAACAAATCGCCGGTATCCTCCAGGCAAAAGGGTTGGCTGACCAAGACAGGTTCATTGCACTGACCAAAGACCGTGACTTTCTCTCGCGACTCAACTTTCAAGTAGAAGACCTGGAAGGATATCTTTTTCCGGATACCTATCATTTTACGCGGCAAATGCCACCTGAAAGCATTATCCAGGCCATGGTGACTCGCTTCAAACAGTCTTGGACCGAGCAACTCCAGGCACGGGCCGCCGAATTGGGGATGTCGGTTCACCAAATTATGACGTTGGCCTCGGTGATTGAAAAGGAAACTGGCCTTTCCCAGGAACGGGGATTAATCTCCGGGGTTTTTCACAACCGGTTGCGCAAGAAAATTCCTCTCCAAAGTGATCCGACGGTTATTTATGCATTAGCTCAGTTTGACGGGGATTTACGGAAAAAAGACTTGACGGTGGATAGCCCTTACAATACCTATCGGTTTCGAGGATTACCGCCTGGTCCAATCGCTAATCCTGGAGAGGCCTCTATAAAGGCCGCGTTGTATCCTGTTCCAACCAACTACCTCTACTTTGTCTCTCGCAATGATGGAAGCCATCAATTCTCCGCCACTCTGGACGAGCATAATATCGCGGTCAAAAAATTTCAGTTGCAACAACGCCAGCGTTCTTCGTAA
- a CDS encoding competence/damage-inducible protein A yields the protein MITAEIIVVGSELLLGGRADTNSIFLAEMLAEQGIEARFKTVVGDDIEDICGVLAQASKRAKVVLVTGGLGPTVDDVTREAMSKLTETSLRLRPRALRSIQARFKVVGRTVTANQRRQAYLPSGADLLRNTTGTAPGFSLKWRKCRIFCLPGVSHEARAMFLDSVLPILVKEHLFGQGIESRSLQTFGLIEGVVDERIQGVVPEASGVQVGILASPLGVSVSLTRLPNANRFNAKIGNENRENFNVPLEEYLMNLSTKLQPFVFGLDGQPMEEIIGQALSKRGLTLAMAESCTGGLIGHRLTQVPGSSSYMDRGVVCYSNQAKMDLLGVTKNILQKHGAVSAPVAKAMAEGIRSRSGVDLGLSVTGIAGPGGGTPIKPVGLVYVALSIQGKTFTKEFRFQGDRNMVKLRASQGALDVLRRWLFGISIADDD from the coding sequence TTGATTACAGCGGAAATTATCGTCGTGGGGTCAGAGTTGCTGCTTGGGGGGCGGGCGGATACCAATTCGATTTTTTTGGCCGAAATGTTGGCGGAACAGGGGATTGAGGCCAGGTTTAAGACCGTCGTGGGTGATGATATTGAAGATATTTGCGGTGTTCTCGCACAGGCATCAAAGCGGGCTAAAGTCGTACTGGTGACAGGAGGGCTTGGTCCGACCGTCGATGATGTAACTCGTGAGGCCATGTCCAAGCTGACAGAGACATCTTTGCGCCTACGTCCTCGAGCCCTACGTTCGATTCAAGCCCGATTCAAGGTCGTAGGGAGAACCGTGACAGCCAACCAACGGCGGCAGGCCTATTTACCCTCCGGGGCAGACCTCCTTCGAAATACCACGGGAACCGCACCTGGATTTTCTTTGAAATGGAGGAAATGTCGAATTTTTTGCTTGCCGGGGGTAAGCCATGAGGCTCGGGCAATGTTTTTGGATTCTGTGCTCCCCATTTTGGTTAAAGAACACCTTTTCGGGCAGGGTATTGAAAGTCGATCTCTCCAAACGTTTGGCCTTATTGAAGGGGTCGTGGATGAGCGGATTCAGGGGGTCGTCCCGGAAGCAAGTGGTGTACAGGTTGGGATTCTCGCTTCGCCTCTCGGTGTATCGGTTTCTTTAACTCGCCTCCCTAATGCGAATCGCTTTAATGCAAAGATTGGGAATGAAAATAGAGAAAATTTTAATGTTCCGCTTGAAGAATATTTAATGAATTTATCTACAAAATTACAGCCCTTTGTTTTTGGTCTTGATGGGCAACCCATGGAAGAAATTATTGGGCAAGCATTATCAAAGCGAGGACTCACTCTGGCCATGGCGGAAAGTTGCACGGGGGGGCTGATTGGTCATCGACTGACTCAGGTTCCCGGCAGTTCTTCCTACATGGATAGGGGGGTTGTATGCTATAGCAATCAGGCCAAAATGGATCTGCTCGGGGTGACGAAGAACATACTTCAAAAACATGGCGCCGTCAGTGCCCCGGTGGCCAAAGCTATGGCCGAAGGTATAAGGAGCCGAAGTGGGGTCGATCTTGGGTTAAGTGTTACCGGCATTGCAGGCCCTGGTGGAGGCACCCCGATTAAGCCCGTGGGGCTGGTTTATGTAGCCCTTTCCATCCAAGGGAAAACATTTACGAAAGAATTCCGATTTCAAGGGGATCGAAATATGGTTAAACTACGGGCCTCCCAAGGAGCGCTGGATGTGCTTCGGCGATGGTTGTTTGGGATATCTATTGCCGATGATGATTAA
- the tenA gene encoding thiaminase II yields the protein MSFTEQMRTLAKPIWDAQLKHPFVKALGKGTLPLKKFQYYILQDARYLEELARVFALGAQRANDPDTALRFAQLVEETIVVERGLHETYGKQWKLTAKAMRSTPMSPTNYAYCRHMRSVAQTGTLAELTVVALPCAWVYCVVGQHLLGDGLPPDNHPYGDWLKLYGSPEFAEVTQFMRTLVDREAKVAGKAEKDRMMRDFLTSSRYEWMFWDMAWREEQWPV from the coding sequence GTGAGTTTTACTGAACAGATGCGAACATTGGCTAAACCTATCTGGGATGCTCAATTGAAACACCCCTTTGTCAAAGCCTTGGGCAAGGGAACCCTCCCCTTGAAAAAATTTCAATACTACATTCTCCAAGATGCACGTTATTTGGAAGAACTAGCGCGCGTATTTGCGTTGGGGGCGCAACGGGCCAATGACCCTGATACAGCCCTGCGTTTTGCCCAGCTCGTGGAAGAAACCATTGTGGTCGAACGGGGTCTTCATGAGACCTACGGGAAACAGTGGAAATTGACCGCTAAGGCAATGCGATCCACGCCAATGTCACCCACCAATTATGCCTACTGTCGTCATATGCGAAGCGTGGCCCAAACCGGCACACTCGCGGAATTGACGGTGGTCGCACTCCCGTGCGCGTGGGTATATTGCGTGGTGGGTCAACACTTGTTGGGAGATGGACTTCCCCCCGATAACCATCCTTATGGCGATTGGCTTAAGTTGTATGGCTCCCCAGAGTTTGCCGAAGTTACCCAGTTTATGCGCACCCTGGTGGATCGAGAGGCCAAGGTAGCCGGAAAGGCTGAAAAAGACCGAATGATGAGGGACTTTCTCACGAGTTCTCGCTATGAGTGGATGTTCTGGGACATGGCTTGGCGAGAAGAACAATGGCCGGTCTAA
- the thpR gene encoding RNA 2',3'-cyclic phosphodiesterase — MSLRTFLAIDLPSSLHLAIEQKQNQLKSVLPGINWVKSDNLHITLKFLGDTPESQIDDLRQIVEQAVKGTLSFVLTLRGFGAFPDKRAPRTLWTGIESEENVLEHLAAQVEAAVVSLGFPEEGKPFRPHLTLARIKKDHRELGQAIEKAGVLADPFIFGRLLVEQVTLFQSDLRPTGSVYTKLWAVPLAKS, encoded by the coding sequence GTGAGCCTGCGAACATTTTTAGCGATTGATCTGCCATCATCTCTTCACTTGGCCATAGAGCAAAAACAAAATCAGCTTAAGTCTGTATTGCCTGGAATCAATTGGGTGAAATCAGATAATCTCCATATTACCTTGAAGTTTCTTGGTGATACGCCTGAATCTCAAATCGATGATCTCCGGCAAATTGTGGAACAGGCGGTGAAGGGCACATTGTCCTTTGTGCTGACCTTAAGAGGGTTTGGCGCTTTCCCGGATAAGCGCGCTCCCCGCACTCTTTGGACCGGCATCGAAAGTGAAGAAAATGTTTTGGAGCATCTGGCCGCTCAGGTGGAAGCAGCAGTCGTCTCTTTAGGCTTCCCTGAGGAAGGAAAACCCTTTCGCCCTCATCTTACGTTGGCCAGAATTAAGAAAGATCATCGAGAGCTTGGTCAGGCGATTGAGAAGGCTGGGGTGTTGGCTGATCCCTTTATCTTTGGTCGACTATTGGTCGAACAGGTCACCTTGTTTCAAAGCGATCTCCGACCCACGGGGTCGGTCTATACGAAATTATGGGCTGTGCCGTTGGCCAAGTCCTAA